One window of the Montipora foliosa isolate CH-2021 chromosome 4, ASM3666993v2, whole genome shotgun sequence genome contains the following:
- the LOC138001255 gene encoding uncharacterized protein, with product MWKYVDDTTVSESLPKGQQSRSQEAVDAIYDWSKENLFQLNGEKTKELVISFSRDSPLLLKVCISGTPIKSIQSTELLGLTINGTLTWNDHIEDLVKKASKKLYLLIQLKRAHVPTSDLVTYFCACIRSSLDYACPVFHYSLPKYLQAELERVQRRALSCIFPRVHYSDALQLAGLESIRAHQENLTEHLFKSIVNDPRSKITSLLAPSVSISYELRRQRSFATPLVKTNRFGNSFIVKSAREAFK from the coding sequence ATGTGgaaatatgttgatgatactACGGTATCAGAGAGCTTACCTAAAGGACAACAGAGCAGGTCACAAGAAGCAGTAGATGCAATCTACGATTGGTCCAAGGAAAATTTGTTCCAGCTTAATGGCGAGAAGACTAAAGAGTTAGTTATATCCTTCAGTCGTGATTCCCCGTTACTCCTTAAGGTTTGCATAAGCGGAACTCCTATCAAATCCATACAGAGTACTGAGCTGCTCGGCTTGACAATCAATGGTACGCTAACGTGGAACGACCATATAGAAGACCTTGTTAAAAAAGCGTCTAAGAAACTGTACCTTCTTATTCAACTTAAGCGTGCGCATGTTCCTACTTCAGATCTTGTAACATATTTTTGCGCATGTATCAGGTCTTCACTAGATTACGCTTGTCCTGTTTTCCATTACAGTCTACCAAAGTATCTACAAGCCGAGCTCGAAAGAGTGCAAAGGAGGGCCCTATCATGCATTTTTCCCAGGGTGCACTACTCGGACGCCCTTCAGTTAGCAGGGCTTGAGTCCATTAGGGCCCACCAGGAAAATTTAACAGAACACCTGTTTAAGTCTATTGTTAATGATCCACGTAGTAAGATTACAAGCCTCCTGGCTCCCTCAGTTTCTATCTCATATGAGCTGAGAAGGCAGAGGAGTTTTGCCACGCCTCTTGTAAAGACAAATAGATTTGGAAATTCATTCATCGTTAAGAGTGCGAGGGAAGCATTTAAGTAA